A DNA window from Streptomyces sp. B21-083 contains the following coding sequences:
- a CDS encoding L-idonate 5-dehydrogenase produces the protein MLGCVIHGEGDLRVDALPVPSPGPGEALVAVRYGGVCGSDLHYWRHGGVGDFRLKEPMVLGHEVVGTVVSYGDGTSGPAVGTPVAVHPATPCGVCPECASGRRNVCRDTRYLGSAARTPHVQGGFAARLVVPAEQLRPVPAGLPLHLAALAEPLSVALHAVRRAGDLSGRHVLVTGAGPIGCLVVAAAKAAGADRVTVTDLLPQALRYAAVAGADSVVRADDPGDPGWPAEVDVAVEASGVAAGLDTCLRLVRRGGVVVQLGLLPPGPSPFAGNLVVTREIELRGAFRFDTEFDDALALLASEPALDGLVSAVVPVEEAESAFTQAADRGRSCKVLLDFGGV, from the coding sequence ATGCTCGGTTGCGTGATTCATGGCGAGGGTGACCTGCGGGTCGACGCACTGCCGGTACCGTCCCCCGGACCCGGCGAGGCGCTGGTGGCGGTCCGGTACGGCGGAGTCTGCGGCTCGGACCTGCACTACTGGCGGCACGGCGGGGTCGGCGACTTCCGCCTCAAGGAACCGATGGTACTGGGCCACGAGGTCGTGGGGACGGTCGTCTCCTATGGTGACGGTACGTCAGGTCCCGCCGTGGGTACGCCGGTTGCCGTGCACCCGGCGACCCCGTGCGGAGTGTGTCCGGAGTGCGCGTCCGGTCGGCGCAACGTCTGCCGGGACACGCGCTACCTCGGCAGCGCCGCCCGCACACCCCACGTCCAGGGCGGCTTCGCGGCGCGACTCGTCGTCCCCGCCGAGCAGTTGAGGCCCGTACCGGCGGGCCTGCCGCTGCATCTGGCGGCGCTGGCCGAACCCCTCTCCGTCGCCCTGCACGCCGTACGCCGGGCCGGGGACCTGTCCGGCAGGCACGTCCTGGTCACCGGCGCCGGGCCCATCGGGTGCCTGGTCGTCGCGGCGGCGAAGGCGGCCGGTGCGGACCGGGTGACGGTCACGGACCTGCTCCCCCAGGCCCTGCGGTACGCGGCCGTCGCGGGCGCCGACTCGGTCGTACGGGCGGACGATCCCGGCGATCCCGGGTGGCCGGCCGAGGTGGACGTGGCCGTCGAGGCGTCGGGGGTGGCCGCCGGGCTGGACACCTGCCTTCGTCTGGTGCGCCGGGGTGGCGTCGTCGTACAGCTCGGCCTGCTGCCGCCCGGGCCCAGCCCCTTCGCGGGCAACCTCGTCGTCACCCGGGAGATCGAGCTGCGGGGCGCCTTCCGCTTCGACACGGAGTTCGACGACGCCCTGGCCCTGCTGGCGTCCGAGCCGGCCCTCGACGGGCTGGTCAGCGCGGTGGTCCCGGTCGAGGAGGCGGAGTCGGCGTTCACGCAGGCGGCGGACCGGGGCAGGTCGTGCAAGGTGCTGCTGGATTTCGGCGGGGTGTAG
- a CDS encoding cytochrome b/b6 domain-containing protein — protein sequence MTLRADAPASSATEVRRFGRSQRWVHRVTAALMGVCVVTAACLYIPQFAELVGRRELVVRVHEWAGLALPVPLLAGLASRAFRADLGFLNRFGPHDRVWLRAALRRDKRRASRPAGKFNAGQKVYASWIAGATLVMLGTGLLMWFTHLTPLMWRTSATFVHDWLALTIGIVLAGHIGMALGDPEARRGLRTGSVSKEWARHEHSLWHPQNHNHQGDHPGEG from the coding sequence ATGACCCTACGAGCTGACGCCCCGGCGTCCTCCGCCACGGAGGTACGCCGCTTCGGCCGCTCCCAGAGGTGGGTGCACCGCGTGACGGCCGCGCTGATGGGCGTGTGCGTGGTGACGGCGGCGTGTCTGTACATCCCCCAGTTCGCCGAGCTGGTCGGCCGCCGCGAACTGGTGGTCCGCGTCCACGAGTGGGCGGGCCTCGCCCTGCCGGTACCCCTGCTGGCCGGCCTGGCCTCCCGCGCCTTCCGCGCGGACCTCGGCTTCCTCAACCGCTTCGGCCCGCACGACCGCGTCTGGCTGCGCGCGGCCCTACGGCGTGACAAGCGCCGCGCCTCCCGTCCGGCGGGCAAGTTCAACGCGGGCCAGAAGGTCTACGCGTCCTGGATCGCGGGCGCCACCCTGGTCATGCTCGGCACGGGTCTGCTCATGTGGTTCACCCACCTCACCCCGCTGATGTGGCGCACCAGCGCGACCTTCGTCCACGACTGGCTGGCGCTCACCATCGGCATCGTCCTGGCCGGCCACATCGGCATGGCCCTGGGCGACCCGGAGGCCCGCCGGGGCCTGCGAACGGGCTCGGTGAGCAAGGAATGGGCAAGGCACGAACACTCCCTGTGGCACCCCCAGAACCACAACCACCAAGGCGACCACCCCGGCGAGGGGTGA
- a CDS encoding phage tail protein: protein MAEFTVNAQRFDPYKNFKFLVLWDGRTVAGISKISPLKRTTEVVKHRHGGDPSSPRKSPGRSEFEGITLERGVTHDPEFDRWANKVWQIGAGLGSEVSLADFRKDIVIQVLNEAGQVAVSHKLYRTWPSEYQVLGELDANANAVAIQSLKLECEGWERDYEVPEPQEPSFLNPA, encoded by the coding sequence ATGGCTGAGTTCACGGTCAACGCCCAGCGCTTCGACCCGTACAAGAACTTCAAGTTCCTGGTCCTGTGGGACGGTCGTACGGTCGCCGGCATCAGCAAGATCAGTCCGCTCAAGCGGACCACGGAGGTCGTCAAGCACCGCCACGGCGGCGACCCCTCCTCCCCGCGCAAGTCGCCGGGACGCTCCGAGTTCGAGGGCATCACCCTGGAGCGCGGGGTCACGCACGATCCCGAGTTCGACCGCTGGGCCAACAAGGTCTGGCAGATCGGGGCGGGCCTCGGCTCCGAGGTGTCCCTCGCGGACTTCCGCAAGGACATCGTCATCCAGGTCCTCAACGAGGCCGGCCAGGTCGCCGTCTCGCACAAGCTCTACCGGACCTGGCCCAGCGAGTACCAGGTCCTCGGCGAACTCGACGCCAACGCCAACGCGGTGGCCATCCAGTCGCTCAAGTTGGAGTGCGAGGGCTGGGAGCGGGACTACGAGGTGCCCGAACCCCAGGAGCCCTCGTTCCTGAACCCGGCCTGA
- a CDS encoding GntT/GntP/DsdX family permease, translating to MTRLSVEMLAADTVEPITSAGHAQLGVAVLAGIALIVLLITKFKLHAFLALTIGSLALGAFAGAPLDKTIASFTTGLGSTVAGVGVLIALGAILGKLLADSGGADQIVDTILARASGRTMPWAMVLIASVIGLPLFFEVGVVLLIPVVLMVAKRGNYSLMRIGIPALAGLSVMHGLVPPHPGPLIAIDAVGANLGVTLALGVLVAIPTVIIAGPLFSKVAARWVDVPAPDRMIPQRPSEDLEKRPGFGATLATILLPVVLMLSKALVDIIIDDPTHMVQRVFDVAGSPLIALLAAVLVGIFTLGRPADFSKERISRIVETGLAPIAGILLIVGAGGGFKQTLIDSGVGKMVLDISQDWSIPALLLAWLIAVAIRLATGSATVATVSAAGLVAPLAADMSTAHAALLVLAIGAGSLFFSHVNDAGFWLVKEYFGLSVGQTLKTWSVMETIISVVAGGLVLLLSLVI from the coding sequence GTGACCAGACTCAGCGTCGAGATGCTGGCAGCGGACACCGTCGAGCCGATCACCTCGGCCGGCCATGCCCAGCTGGGCGTCGCCGTGCTGGCGGGCATCGCGCTCATCGTCCTGCTGATCACCAAGTTCAAGCTGCACGCCTTCCTGGCCCTGACCATCGGTTCGCTCGCGCTGGGCGCCTTCGCGGGCGCGCCGCTCGACAAGACCATCGCCAGTTTCACCACCGGGCTCGGCTCGACGGTGGCCGGCGTTGGCGTCCTGATCGCCCTGGGCGCGATCCTCGGCAAGCTGCTCGCCGACTCCGGCGGCGCGGACCAGATCGTCGACACGATCCTGGCGAGGGCGTCGGGCCGGACCATGCCGTGGGCGATGGTCCTGATCGCCTCGGTGATCGGCCTGCCCCTGTTCTTCGAGGTCGGCGTCGTCCTGCTGATCCCGGTCGTCCTGATGGTCGCCAAGCGCGGCAACTACTCCCTGATGCGCATCGGCATCCCGGCGCTCGCGGGTCTGTCCGTCATGCACGGCCTGGTCCCGCCGCACCCCGGTCCGCTGATCGCGATCGACGCGGTCGGCGCCAACCTCGGTGTGACGCTGGCGCTCGGTGTCCTGGTCGCCATCCCGACGGTGATCATCGCCGGCCCGCTGTTCTCGAAGGTCGCGGCCCGCTGGGTGGATGTGCCCGCCCCCGACCGCATGATCCCTCAGCGCCCCTCCGAGGACCTGGAGAAGCGTCCCGGCTTCGGCGCCACCCTCGCCACGATCCTCCTTCCCGTCGTCCTGATGCTGTCCAAGGCCCTGGTCGACATCATCATCGACGACCCCACACACATGGTGCAGCGCGTCTTCGACGTCGCCGGCTCCCCGCTGATCGCGCTGCTCGCCGCCGTCCTCGTGGGCATCTTCACGCTGGGCCGCCCCGCCGACTTCTCGAAGGAACGCATATCGCGGATCGTCGAGACGGGCCTCGCGCCCATCGCGGGCATCCTGCTGATCGTCGGCGCCGGTGGCGGTTTCAAGCAGACGCTGATCGACTCCGGGGTCGGCAAGATGGTCCTGGACATCTCCCAGGACTGGTCGATCCCGGCCCTGCTGCTGGCCTGGCTGATCGCGGTGGCGATCCGGCTGGCGACGGGCTCGGCGACGGTGGCTACGGTCTCCGCGGCCGGCCTCGTGGCCCCGCTCGCGGCCGACATGTCGACGGCCCACGCGGCCCTCCTGGTCCTGGCCATCGGCGCCGGCTCCCTCTTCTTCAGCCATGTCAACGACGCCGGATTCTGGCTGGTCAAGGAGTACTTCGGCCTGAGCGTCGGCCAGACCCTCAAGACCTGGTCGGTCATGGAGACGATCATCTCCGTGGTCGCGGGCGGCCTGGTCCTGCTGCTGTCACTCGTGATCTAG
- a CDS encoding APC family permease, with product MTTGSSSTSRPSAGDSGISTFKGQERALRADRLGTGGLLLSVLAATAPLMVVAGVMPTTFAVMGIVGQPLLFVLLGVVLVLFSVGYAEMSRHVHNAGAFYAYISRGLGGTAGASAAMLALVAYNALQVGIYGIFGFEVSNLFSTYLDTQVTWWIPALLAALAVGALGWLKIDVNARVLGVLIVIEVVLVVIFDIAAVADPAKEGLSLHAFNPDTLTGAGVGTALCFCIAAFTGFEQAPVYAEETSRPHVLVPRVMFLAVSFVAVFFAISSWAFTVAAGPSAIIGTAQKESAGLLFSLTESRLGGTFTDILHVLFVTGMFAALLSFHNVVARYAFAMGREGLLPAAFGRTTGASGAPGTGSLLQTGVAVLVVAAFAISDDGPVGDPTTPVLKLFTWLGNIGALGVIVLMAAASVSVIVFFARRGAVGAQAWRLVTSALAGVALLVIAGYTIKDFDVLVGTGPDSSLNWLLPGIIGAAVVVGLVQGLVLRSRRPEVHARIGLGNEAFQLEKAAESAESAESAEAVS from the coding sequence ATGACGACGGGCAGTTCGAGCACCAGCAGACCCAGCGCCGGCGACAGCGGCATCAGTACCTTCAAGGGGCAGGAGCGCGCCCTGCGCGCGGACCGCCTCGGCACCGGGGGGCTGCTGCTCTCCGTGCTCGCCGCGACCGCTCCCCTCATGGTGGTCGCAGGTGTCATGCCCACCACATTCGCGGTGATGGGCATCGTCGGCCAGCCCCTGCTCTTCGTCCTCCTCGGTGTCGTCCTCGTCCTCTTCAGCGTCGGGTACGCCGAGATGAGCCGCCACGTCCACAACGCGGGTGCCTTCTACGCGTACATCTCGCGCGGCCTCGGCGGCACCGCCGGGGCGAGCGCCGCGATGCTCGCACTGGTCGCCTACAACGCCCTCCAGGTCGGTATCTACGGCATCTTCGGATTCGAGGTGTCCAACCTGTTCTCCACCTACCTGGACACCCAAGTCACCTGGTGGATACCGGCGTTGCTGGCCGCGCTGGCCGTCGGCGCGCTCGGCTGGCTGAAGATCGACGTCAACGCGCGCGTGCTCGGCGTGCTGATCGTCATCGAGGTCGTCCTCGTCGTCATCTTCGACATCGCCGCCGTCGCCGACCCGGCGAAGGAGGGCCTGTCGCTGCACGCCTTCAACCCGGACACCCTCACCGGCGCGGGCGTCGGCACCGCCCTTTGCTTCTGCATCGCCGCCTTCACCGGCTTCGAACAGGCCCCGGTGTACGCCGAGGAGACGAGCCGACCGCACGTCCTGGTCCCGCGCGTGATGTTCCTCGCCGTCAGCTTCGTCGCCGTCTTCTTCGCGATCAGCTCATGGGCGTTCACCGTCGCCGCGGGCCCCTCCGCGATCATCGGCACCGCGCAGAAGGAGAGCGCTGGACTTTTGTTCTCCCTCACCGAGTCCCGGCTCGGCGGTACCTTCACGGACATCCTGCACGTCCTGTTCGTCACCGGCATGTTCGCGGCGCTGCTCAGCTTCCACAACGTGGTCGCCCGGTACGCCTTCGCCATGGGCCGCGAGGGACTGCTGCCCGCGGCCTTCGGCCGTACCACCGGCGCGAGCGGCGCGCCCGGCACCGGTTCGCTCCTGCAGACCGGGGTGGCCGTGCTGGTCGTGGCCGCCTTCGCGATCTCCGACGACGGCCCGGTGGGCGACCCCACCACTCCCGTGCTGAAGCTGTTCACCTGGCTGGGCAACATCGGCGCCCTGGGCGTGATCGTGCTGATGGCGGCGGCCTCCGTCTCGGTCATCGTCTTCTTCGCCCGTCGCGGCGCCGTGGGCGCCCAGGCCTGGCGGCTGGTGACGTCCGCGCTGGCCGGCGTCGCGCTGCTCGTCATCGCCGGCTACACGATCAAGGACTTCGACGTCCTGGTCGGTACGGGCCCGGACTCGTCCCTCAACTGGCTGCTCCCCGGGATCATCGGCGCCGCCGTGGTCGTCGGCCTGGTCCAGGGCCTGGTCCTGCGCTCCCGCAGGCCCGAGGTGCACGCCCGGATCGGGCTCGGCAACGAGGCGTTCCAACTGGAGAAGGCGGCGGAGTCGGCCGAGTCGGCGGAGTCCGCCGAGGCGGTCTCCTGA
- a CDS encoding phage tail sheath subtilisin-like domain-containing protein: MPTTAVGAARPTYPGVYVEELPSSSRTVSAVTTSVTAFVGHTRRGPLNEPVRVTGFTEFERRFGGLASQSAVAYAVHQFFGNGGSVAVIVRVAKSGSGKAACVALQSTEGHSEAHVLDVHAREPGVWGNGLRVAVDYDTPNCDETFNLRVYDAKGDARESFTGLSMDEGNGRYAPTVVNAGSRLIRVEAVGEGRPDPSGTVSKPFGNELPDLAVDVTVKIGRVEREFTLYDPECDGEVPCSVAELALLLERKLRALPDAPGRHAYAGVEVTAFGRRLQVVAGSTDPEDVVRFLGQCANDLGLEASVNPPVFPLEGGEDGKAPGPRDLIGSEAAKTGIQALRGVADVNLLALPELAAYEKTEDMLTVVSAAQRLCEERRIFLLVDAPGTWVSVDTARAGLAAFDAVRGSHAGLYFPHIQLTDPLTGRLRAFPPSGAVAGVVARTDAERGVWKAPAGTEARLAGVHSMTVDLTDRETGLLNPLGVNCLRTFPMTGPLVWGARTLDGSDALDSEWKYVPVRRLALHVEESLQRGLQWVVFEPNDESLWQQIRLGASSYLHTLFRQGAFKGSTPREAYFVKCDHETTTDEDVANGVVNVLVGIAPVRPAEFVIVRIQQMSGQFAL; the protein is encoded by the coding sequence ATGCCGACGACAGCAGTGGGTGCGGCCAGGCCGACATACCCCGGCGTCTACGTCGAAGAGCTTCCCAGCAGCAGTCGTACCGTCTCCGCCGTGACCACGTCGGTGACCGCGTTCGTGGGGCACACCCGGCGCGGTCCACTGAACGAACCCGTGCGTGTCACCGGATTCACCGAGTTCGAGCGGCGGTTCGGCGGCCTCGCCTCGCAGAGCGCCGTCGCCTACGCCGTGCACCAGTTCTTCGGCAACGGCGGCTCCGTCGCCGTGATCGTGCGGGTCGCGAAGTCCGGCAGCGGCAAGGCCGCGTGTGTCGCCCTGCAGTCCACCGAGGGCCACAGCGAAGCCCACGTCCTCGACGTGCACGCCAGGGAACCCGGCGTGTGGGGCAACGGCCTGCGCGTCGCCGTGGACTACGACACCCCGAACTGCGACGAGACCTTCAACCTGCGGGTGTACGACGCGAAGGGCGACGCTCGCGAGTCATTCACCGGGCTGTCGATGGACGAGGGAAACGGGCGGTACGCGCCGACCGTCGTCAACGCCGGATCGCGGCTCATCCGCGTCGAGGCGGTCGGGGAGGGGCGGCCCGATCCGTCCGGGACCGTGTCCAAGCCCTTCGGCAACGAACTGCCCGACCTGGCTGTCGACGTGACCGTCAAGATCGGGCGCGTGGAGCGGGAGTTCACGCTCTACGACCCCGAGTGCGACGGCGAAGTCCCGTGCTCCGTCGCCGAGTTGGCGCTGCTGCTGGAGCGCAAGCTGCGGGCGCTGCCCGACGCGCCGGGCCGGCACGCCTACGCGGGTGTCGAAGTCACCGCGTTCGGGCGGCGGTTGCAGGTCGTCGCCGGGTCCACCGACCCCGAGGACGTCGTCCGCTTCCTCGGCCAGTGTGCCAACGACCTGGGCCTCGAAGCGTCCGTCAACCCACCCGTCTTCCCTCTGGAGGGCGGCGAGGACGGCAAGGCTCCCGGCCCGCGCGACCTCATCGGCTCCGAGGCCGCCAAGACCGGTATCCAGGCCCTGCGTGGCGTCGCCGACGTCAACCTGCTGGCCCTGCCCGAGCTGGCGGCGTACGAGAAGACCGAGGACATGCTCACCGTCGTCTCGGCGGCCCAGCGGCTGTGCGAGGAGCGGCGGATCTTCCTGCTCGTCGACGCGCCCGGCACCTGGGTGAGCGTCGACACGGCCCGTGCCGGGCTCGCCGCCTTCGACGCGGTCCGGGGCAGCCACGCCGGTCTGTACTTCCCGCACATCCAGCTCACCGACCCGCTCACCGGACGGCTGCGCGCCTTCCCGCCGTCGGGCGCCGTCGCCGGGGTCGTCGCCCGGACCGACGCGGAACGTGGGGTGTGGAAGGCGCCGGCCGGGACGGAGGCCCGTCTCGCGGGCGTCCACTCGATGACTGTCGACCTGACCGACCGTGAGACCGGGTTGCTCAACCCGCTCGGCGTCAACTGCCTGCGGACGTTCCCCATGACGGGTCCGCTGGTATGGGGGGCGCGCACGCTGGACGGTTCCGACGCGCTCGACAGCGAGTGGAAGTACGTACCCGTGCGGCGGCTCGCTCTGCATGTCGAGGAGAGCCTCCAACGGGGCCTGCAGTGGGTCGTGTTCGAGCCCAATGACGAGAGTCTCTGGCAGCAGATCCGGCTGGGCGCGTCCTCGTATCTGCACACCCTGTTCCGGCAGGGCGCTTTCAAGGGCAGTACGCCGCGCGAGGCGTACTTCGTCAAGTGCGACCACGAGACGACGACCGACGAGGACGTCGCGAACGGCGTCGTGAACGTCCTGGTGGGCATCGCCCCGGTGCGTCCCGCGGAGTTCGTGATCGTCAGGATCCAGCAGATGTCCGGACAGTTCGCCCTCTAG
- a CDS encoding FadR/GntR family transcriptional regulator: protein MSTPGRGLHGHVLETLGPAITAGEYPPGSVLRTDELAQRFEVSRSVMREAVRVLESMHLVESRRRVGVTVRPKAEWNVYDPQVIRWRLAGADRPQQLRSLTVLRSAIEPVAAGLAAKFATAEQCARLTECALGMVANSRGHQLEGYLVHDMAFHRVILEASGNEMFARLGDVVAEVLAGRTHHEVMFEDPDPTAVTLHVQVAEAVREGDGERAERLTREIAVGALQELDILAP, encoded by the coding sequence ATGAGCACACCGGGCCGAGGGCTGCACGGCCATGTACTGGAAACCCTCGGGCCGGCGATCACCGCGGGCGAGTACCCCCCCGGCAGCGTTCTGCGCACGGACGAACTGGCCCAGCGCTTCGAAGTGTCACGCTCCGTGATGCGGGAGGCGGTCCGGGTCCTGGAGTCGATGCACCTGGTCGAGTCCCGCCGCCGGGTCGGCGTCACGGTCCGCCCCAAGGCCGAGTGGAACGTGTACGACCCCCAGGTCATCCGCTGGCGGCTGGCGGGCGCCGACCGCCCGCAACAGCTGCGCTCCCTCACCGTGCTGCGCTCCGCCATCGAACCGGTCGCCGCGGGCCTGGCCGCCAAGTTCGCCACCGCCGAGCAGTGCGCGCGGCTCACGGAATGCGCGCTGGGCATGGTGGCCAACTCGCGCGGCCATCAGCTGGAGGGCTATCTCGTCCACGACATGGCGTTCCACCGGGTGATCCTGGAGGCCTCCGGCAACGAGATGTTCGCCCGCCTGGGCGACGTCGTCGCGGAGGTCCTGGCCGGCCGTACCCATCACGAGGTCATGTTCGAGGACCCCGACCCGACCGCCGTCACCCTGCACGTACAGGTCGCCGAGGCGGTCCGCGAGGGCGACGGGGAGCGCGCGGAACGGCTCACCCGGGAGATCGCGGTCGGGGCCCTCCAGGAACTCGACATCCTCGCGCCCTAG
- a CDS encoding glucose 1-dehydrogenase — MSHPLFDISGRTALVTGSSRGIGFALARGLAEAGCTVVLNGRDGDRLTKAAAELASETGAIHTAAFDVTDGPSVAAGIADIEERVGPLDILVNNAGMQLRAPLLEFSDSDWHRILDTNLTSAFLVGREAARRMTERGHGKIINICSVQSEVARPGIAPYTATKGALKMLTKGMCADWGPHGVQVNALGPGYIETELTQPLVDDPEFSAWVRKRTPAGRWGRTEDLVGGVLFLASPAADFVGGQVLYVDGGMTSVL, encoded by the coding sequence ATGAGTCACCCTCTGTTCGACATCAGCGGCCGTACGGCTCTGGTCACCGGGTCCAGCCGGGGCATCGGCTTCGCCCTGGCCCGGGGACTGGCCGAGGCGGGCTGCACGGTCGTCCTCAACGGGCGCGACGGCGACCGGTTGACGAAGGCCGCCGCCGAACTGGCCTCGGAGACCGGGGCCATCCACACCGCCGCCTTCGACGTCACCGACGGCCCCTCGGTCGCCGCCGGTATCGCTGACATCGAGGAGCGGGTCGGCCCGCTCGACATCCTGGTCAACAACGCCGGCATGCAACTGCGGGCCCCGCTCCTGGAGTTCAGCGACTCCGACTGGCACCGCATCCTCGACACCAACCTCACCAGCGCGTTCCTGGTGGGCCGGGAGGCGGCCCGCCGGATGACGGAACGCGGCCACGGCAAGATCATCAACATCTGCTCGGTCCAGAGCGAGGTGGCCCGCCCGGGCATCGCGCCCTACACAGCCACCAAAGGCGCGCTGAAGATGCTCACCAAGGGCATGTGCGCGGACTGGGGCCCGCACGGAGTCCAGGTCAACGCCCTCGGCCCCGGCTACATCGAGACGGAACTGACCCAACCCCTGGTCGACGACCCGGAGTTCAGCGCCTGGGTGCGCAAGCGCACGCCGGCCGGGCGGTGGGGGCGTACGGAGGACCTGGTGGGTGGGGTGCTGTTCCTCGCCTCCCCGGCGGCGGACTTCGTCGGCGGACAGGTGCTGTACGTCGACGGCGGCATGACCAGCGTCCTGTGA
- a CDS encoding YchJ family protein, whose translation MSRRTAHLRRQRPSTPVQSSTCPCGLAETYERCCGRFHRGQAAAPTAETLMRSRYSAFVKRDEPYLLRTWHPRTRPAGISFDPGMRWTGLEIIETGDGTAFHTTGTVSFRASYRGGALRERSRFERADGAWVYVDGDIDAGAGSEQGAQDS comes from the coding sequence ATGTCCCGACGTACCGCGCATCTCCGGCGCCAACGCCCCTCCACCCCTGTTCAGAGCTCCACATGTCCGTGCGGTCTTGCGGAGACGTACGAAAGGTGCTGTGGCCGATTCCACCGGGGTCAGGCGGCGGCACCGACCGCCGAGACCCTGATGCGCTCCCGCTACAGCGCTTTCGTGAAGCGGGACGAGCCCTATCTCCTGCGCACCTGGCACCCGCGTACCCGCCCGGCGGGGATCTCATTCGACCCCGGGATGCGGTGGACGGGCCTGGAGATCATCGAAACGGGCGACGGTACGGCGTTCCACACCACCGGGACCGTGAGTTTCCGGGCCTCCTACCGGGGCGGTGCGCTGCGGGAGCGGAGCCGGTTCGAGCGGGCCGACGGGGCGTGGGTGTACGTCGACGGAGACATCGACGCGGGTGCCGGGAGCGAACAGGGCGCCCAGGACTCGTAG
- a CDS encoding molybdopterin-dependent oxidoreductase: MNSERPRPQPSERPGAGEERDGRERGTPIGRRVLLGTLGLGALGVVAAPGLQRGMESFLAGAAEKDPTGLTGLLPNGGGFRYYSVTSSVPHKDAGDYQLKIDGLVDRPATYTLADLRAMPQTRMVKDVQCVTGWRVPGTPFEGVRLSRLLDAAGVRSSAGAVRFTCFDGAYSESLTLDQARRADVLVALRMQDKNLSHSHGGPVRLYVAPMYFYKSAKWLSGITVTEDVRAGYWENRGYDIDAWVGKSNGRDDDPTS; this comes from the coding sequence GTGAACTCCGAACGACCCCGACCGCAACCGTCCGAGCGACCCGGGGCAGGTGAAGAACGCGACGGGCGCGAGCGGGGCACGCCCATCGGCCGCCGGGTGCTGCTCGGTACCCTCGGCCTCGGCGCCCTGGGCGTGGTCGCCGCGCCTGGCCTCCAGCGTGGCATGGAGTCCTTCCTCGCCGGCGCGGCGGAGAAGGACCCCACCGGACTGACCGGCCTCCTCCCGAACGGCGGCGGCTTCCGCTACTACTCGGTGACGTCCTCAGTACCCCACAAGGACGCGGGCGACTACCAGCTGAAGATCGACGGCCTCGTCGACAGACCGGCCACCTACACCCTGGCCGACCTGCGGGCGATGCCCCAGACCAGGATGGTCAAGGACGTGCAGTGCGTCACGGGCTGGCGGGTCCCCGGCACGCCCTTCGAAGGGGTCCGGCTGTCCCGGCTCCTGGACGCGGCCGGGGTGCGGTCCTCGGCCGGGGCGGTGCGCTTCACCTGCTTCGACGGCGCCTACAGCGAGAGCCTCACCCTCGACCAGGCGCGCCGCGCCGACGTCCTGGTCGCGCTGCGCATGCAGGACAAGAACCTGAGCCACAGCCACGGCGGCCCGGTCCGCCTCTACGTCGCCCCCATGTACTTCTACAAGTCCGCCAAGTGGCTCTCCGGCATCACGGTCACCGAGGACGTCCGGGCCGGCTACTGGGAGAACCGGGGCTACGACATCGACGCCTGGGTCGGCAAATCGAACGGACGCGACGATGACCCTACGAGCTGA
- a CDS encoding gluconokinase, with protein MEQTLTPHVVVVMGVAGTGKTTIGPLLAARLGVPYAEGDDFHPPANIHKMTAGTPLTDDDRWPWLDSIGEWAHGRAGVGGVVSSSALKRSYRDRLRAAAPGVVFVHLTGDRALIEDRMAHRQGHFMPTALLDSQFATLQPLEPDEAGVAVNVSGTPEEITARAVAALGDLDGPEAPRNP; from the coding sequence ATGGAGCAAACGCTTACCCCCCACGTCGTCGTGGTCATGGGCGTCGCGGGCACCGGGAAGACCACGATCGGTCCCCTGCTCGCGGCCCGGCTCGGCGTTCCGTACGCCGAGGGCGACGACTTCCACCCCCCGGCCAACATCCACAAGATGACGGCCGGGACCCCGCTGACCGACGACGACCGCTGGCCGTGGCTGGACTCCATCGGCGAGTGGGCGCACGGCCGGGCCGGGGTCGGCGGGGTGGTGAGCAGTTCGGCGCTGAAGCGGTCGTACCGCGACCGGCTGCGTGCCGCCGCACCCGGGGTGGTCTTCGTGCACCTCACCGGTGACCGGGCGCTCATCGAGGACCGGATGGCGCACCGGCAGGGTCACTTCATGCCGACGGCGCTGCTCGACTCCCAGTTCGCCACCCTCCAGCCGCTCGAACCGGACGAGGCGGGCGTCGCGGTGAACGTCTCCGGCACCCCGGAGGAGATCACCGCCCGTGCCGTGGCGGCGCTCGGCGACCTCGACGGCCCCGAGGCACCCCGTAACCCGTAG